GTCAATTAAAACGAGAAGGAGAATCCTGTTACTGGACCGAGATAGTACGACGTATGAGCACCCAAAAGCTCGTCACCACAAAAGGGAAGAATCCATTAGGTGAAACCATCGAGATGCGCCAATGTAGTAGTCCTTCGAAGCAAGCAAAACAGATATACGATAAGTTGAACTTAAAACACTCACCATTCAAAAAGAATAAAATTTGTAGGACACAGAGCCCATAAGAAAAACGAGGAAAGTACGGTAACAGTAACAATTAGGCGAAGGTGGGTATTAAACTTGGGCTAAGTATAAATTTGGATGGCAGCCATACTACAGCATTACGTGGTGGAGATTGTCAGAGCCATCAGGGACGCAAGAAGAGCAAGACTACAAATGCTATTTATGTAACTGACCGTCAGGGAATACCACTCGCCCTATCCACTCTAGTTGCAGGTTCTCACAATGATTTGTACAATATTTCGGAAGTGGTTAAAGAAGTGTTCTCACAACTCACAAAGTCTGATATTTCTACTGATGGATTATTTCTCAATGCTGATGCGGGATTCGATGCAAAAGAGTTTAGACACATGTGCCTAAGAATGGGTGTGTTTGCAAATGTAGCATTTAATTATAGAGCAGGGGGTGGGCAAGATTGCTATTTGTTTGACAATATACTGTATAAAGAAAGGTACAGCATAGAAAGAACAAATGCGTGGTTGGATTCATACAGAAGTCTGTTGAACAGATTTGATGTTACTTTGACCAGTTGGCAAGCATGGAATTATATAGCATTTATTATTATTCTGATGAAGAAAGTGAAAAAGAAACAAAAGTCAAGATAAGTTCAATAAGAAGAAACATCAAAAGAAAATAAAGATAGTAGTTGACAAAAGCCTTAAGAATTATTTTCCTTTCTGTGAGCTAAGAAGTTCTTGTATATCTTCTTTACCTGAGGGGCAAGGAAGATAATACCAATAAGGTTAGGAATTACCATCAGACCATTGAAGGTATCTGCCAATTCCCATACCATATCTGCCGCAAAGAGGCAGCCAAGAAAGACAAAGAGAACAACAAGTGCACGATAAGAAAGAATACCCTTCTTACCAAACATAAACTTGATATTCATCTCAGCAAACATATACCACCCTATAATTGTTGTGAAAGCAAAGAAGATTAAACTGATGGCAAGGAAGATAATTCCACCATTTCCAAAAGCTATCTCGAAACCTTCTTGCGTAATAGCAACCGATTTTAAGCTTAGATTTTGGAAAGAACCTGTCAGCATAATGACAAAGGCTGTTGATGTACAGATAAGAACGGTATCAACAAAAACACCTGCCATAGCTACAAATCCCTGCTCAGAAGGGTCTTTAACATCAGCCAGAGCGTGAGCATGAGGTGTTGAACCCATACCAGCCTCATTCGAAAACAGACCGCGAGCAACACCATAACGAATGGCATATTTCATCACCGTACCAGCGGCTCCACCTGCTGCTGACTTCATAGAGAAAGCATCTTGGAAGATTGTACGGATAACATGAGGCAACTGATCAGCAAACATGTAAATGATGACAAGCGAACCCAAGATATACACAATCGCCATGAAAGGAACTAAGAGCTCGGCAATAGCGGTGATTCGGCGTTGTCCTCCAATAATTACTACACCCACAACAGCTGCTAAAACGATACCTATTATATAAGAAGGTATATGGAAAGCATTATTCAAAGCTATTGAGATAGAGTTTGCTTGTACCATATT
The Prevotella melaninogenica DNA segment above includes these coding regions:
- a CDS encoding transposase family protein; this encodes MGIKLGLSINLDGSHTTALRGGDCQSHQGRKKSKTTNAIYVTDRQGIPLALSTLVAGSHNDLYNISEVVKEVFSQLTKSDISTDGLFLNADAGFDAKEFRHMCLRMGVFANVAFNYRAGGGQDCYLFDNILYKERYSIERTNAWLDSYRSLLNRFDVTLTSWQAWNYIAFIIILMKKVKKKQKSR
- a CDS encoding alanine/glycine:cation symporter family protein, which codes for MNVLDYVKAFNEFLWNSFLMYALLGVGIFYTVYLGFPQIRHLNLAFKYAFGPIFKKRKPGETKVNSFQALATAVAAQVGTGNIGGVATAIASGGMGAIFWMWVSALLGMSTIFSEAVLAQKYKKEYHGETVGGSAYYLYYGLGSKWLAVCFSVAIVLALGFVGNMVQANSISIALNNAFHIPSYIIGIVLAAVVGVVIIGGQRRITAIAELLVPFMAIVYILGSLVIIYMFADQLPHVIRTIFQDAFSMKSAAGGAAGTVMKYAIRYGVARGLFSNEAGMGSTPHAHALADVKDPSEQGFVAMAGVFVDTVLICTSTAFVIMLTGSFQNLSLKSVAITQEGFEIAFGNGGIIFLAISLIFFAFTTIIGWYMFAEMNIKFMFGKKGILSYRALVVLFVFLGCLFAADMVWELADTFNGLMVIPNLIGIIFLAPQVKKIYKNFLAHRKENNS